One segment of Natronosalvus halobius DNA contains the following:
- the hemC gene encoding hydroxymethylbilane synthase, with protein MRTKGTVTLATRGSTLARRQADLVGEALENRRYDVAFETVETTGDQLRDELIHRLGKTGAFVRELDERVLEGSVDGAVHSMKDMPTEQPGDLVTAAVPERARPGDVLVTPDGTSLEDLPHGAVVGTSSLRRRAQLLSERPDLEIEPIRGNVDTRLEKVLAPALQAEREERREADSERKGNAGSDGGSYKPSYDDPDDDAENGDEADEITTVDDWYATLSDLEQRALEREVDVAYDALVLAEAGLERSGLNEYVEYQRLSPQTFVPAPGQGALAVTAVDGETAREFNEVLDHPRTRVETTVERSILAELGGGCIAPVGIYAVLQGEYVHANVQVFDEDGQESVVGSRDLPVERHAEAARQFARDLAERGAAELIEAARDTEDEENEAGAADVQAEEGAADVQTEEGRDD; from the coding sequence ATGCGAACCAAGGGGACGGTCACACTGGCGACGCGAGGCTCCACCCTCGCCCGGCGCCAGGCGGACCTCGTGGGCGAGGCCCTCGAGAACCGCCGCTACGACGTCGCGTTCGAGACCGTCGAAACCACGGGCGACCAGCTACGAGACGAGTTGATCCACCGACTGGGGAAAACCGGCGCGTTCGTCCGCGAACTCGACGAGCGCGTCCTGGAGGGGAGCGTCGACGGCGCGGTCCACTCGATGAAGGACATGCCGACTGAACAGCCCGGCGACCTCGTCACCGCGGCGGTGCCGGAACGCGCCCGACCTGGCGACGTGCTGGTGACCCCCGACGGAACGAGCCTTGAGGATCTCCCCCATGGTGCTGTTGTGGGGACCTCGAGCCTGCGCCGACGGGCCCAGCTCCTCTCGGAGCGCCCGGACCTCGAGATCGAACCGATCCGCGGCAACGTCGACACCCGCCTCGAGAAGGTGCTGGCGCCCGCGCTTCAGGCCGAGCGCGAGGAGCGACGCGAGGCGGACAGCGAACGGAAGGGGAACGCGGGTAGCGATGGTGGGAGTTACAAGCCGTCGTACGACGACCCTGACGACGACGCCGAGAACGGAGACGAGGCCGACGAAATCACCACGGTCGACGACTGGTACGCCACCCTGAGTGACCTCGAGCAACGCGCCCTCGAGCGCGAGGTCGACGTCGCGTACGACGCGCTCGTCCTCGCCGAGGCCGGCCTCGAGCGCAGCGGACTGAACGAGTACGTCGAGTACCAGCGACTCTCCCCCCAGACGTTCGTCCCCGCACCCGGCCAGGGGGCGCTCGCGGTGACGGCCGTCGACGGCGAGACTGCCCGCGAATTCAACGAGGTTCTCGACCATCCCCGGACCCGCGTCGAGACGACCGTCGAACGGTCGATCCTGGCGGAACTCGGCGGCGGGTGTATCGCCCCAGTGGGCATCTACGCCGTCTTGCAGGGGGAGTACGTCCACGCGAACGTGCAGGTGTTCGACGAGGACGGCCAGGAGTCGGTAGTCGGCAGTCGCGACCTGCCGGTGGAACGCCACGCCGAGGCCGCCCGACAGTTCGCCCGCGACCTGGCCGAACGCGGCGCCGCCGAGTTGATCGAGGCCGCTCGAGACACAGAAGACGAAGAGAATGAAGCGGGCGCGGCGGACGTCCAGGCCGAAGAAGGTGCGGCGGACGTCCAGACCGAAGAGGGCCGCGATGACTGA
- a CDS encoding homing endonuclease associated repeat-containing protein, whose translation MATVYTKADCISSLQKAAQKLEKSPTQAEYRELNLSPCVTHICDIVGGWNKAKEAAGVETYDQVGEAYDHVPYHPDSSGYERWVHTYEGEQSEVSVHRLLAVSEFGFDAVVDKQIHHKKPIPWLNTPDNIIALTKRQHLALHILMEDFEVMIE comes from the coding sequence ATGGCGACAGTCTACACGAAGGCTGATTGTATCTCATCGCTCCAGAAAGCGGCTCAGAAGCTCGAGAAGTCACCCACGCAAGCCGAATATAGAGAACTCAATCTTTCGCCGTGCGTAACCCATATCTGCGATATTGTAGGAGGATGGAATAAAGCGAAGGAGGCGGCAGGTGTTGAGACGTACGATCAAGTCGGGGAAGCATACGATCACGTCCCGTACCATCCAGACTCAAGCGGCTACGAGCGGTGGGTGCATACATACGAGGGAGAGCAATCTGAGGTTAGCGTTCATCGTCTTCTCGCGGTATCTGAGTTCGGATTTGACGCAGTAGTGGACAAGCAAATTCATCACAAAAAGCCGATTCCATGGCTCAACACTCCCGACAACATCATTGCACTAACCAAACGTCAACACCTTGCGCTGCATATACTCATGGAAGATTTTGAGGTGATGATCGAGTAA
- a CDS encoding NAD+ synthase produces MIDLRFSDAELEARREHMVQFVRDQVEAAGVDGVVLGLSGGIDSTTVAYLAVEALGAERVHGLVLPARVSSEDNMSDAERVARDLEMSYDVIEVEPVVEALLAAYPEAEGDHVAVGNARARVRAVFNYLVANHDGQLVLGTGNRSEAAVGYFTKYGDGAVDCHPIGNLYKQQVRQLARVLDVPEDLVTKTPTAELWADQTDEDELGIDYDTLDAILVSHVDGPLSVAATARRLEVDPETVEMVRGLYEVSAHKRQVPPAPEPLE; encoded by the coding sequence ATGATCGATCTTCGATTCTCGGACGCGGAACTCGAGGCGCGACGCGAACATATGGTGCAGTTCGTCCGCGACCAGGTCGAAGCCGCGGGCGTCGACGGCGTCGTCCTAGGACTCTCTGGCGGGATCGACAGCACGACCGTCGCCTACCTCGCCGTCGAGGCCCTCGGTGCTGAGCGCGTCCACGGTCTCGTGCTCCCCGCCCGCGTCAGCAGCGAGGACAACATGAGCGACGCCGAGCGGGTAGCGCGGGACCTCGAGATGAGTTACGACGTGATCGAAGTCGAACCCGTCGTCGAGGCACTGCTCGCGGCCTACCCCGAAGCCGAGGGTGACCACGTGGCGGTCGGCAACGCCCGCGCTCGCGTCCGGGCGGTGTTCAACTACCTGGTGGCGAACCACGACGGGCAACTGGTGCTGGGGACCGGCAACCGCAGCGAGGCCGCCGTGGGCTACTTCACGAAGTACGGCGACGGCGCGGTCGACTGCCACCCGATCGGCAACCTGTACAAACAGCAGGTTCGCCAACTCGCCCGCGTCCTGGACGTCCCGGAGGACCTGGTGACGAAGACGCCGACGGCCGAGCTCTGGGCCGATCAGACCGACGAGGACGAACTCGGCATCGACTACGACACCCTCGATGCGATACTCGTGAGCCACGTCGACGGGCCGCTCTCGGTCGCGGCGACGGCTCGGCGTCTCGAGGTCGATCCTGAAACGGTCGAGATGGTTCGAGGGTTGTACGAGGTCAGCGCGCACAAACGGCAGGTCCCGCCCGCCCCGGAACCCCTCGAGTGA